Genomic window (Propionibacteriaceae bacterium ZF39):
GTCATCATCGCGATTCTCGTCTTCCGCAACGCGCCGCCGCAGGCACCCCCACCCCAGGCCGGCCAGACGGCGTCGCCGGGCGGGACCGGCTCAGCGACCGCGACCTTGAGCCCCTCTCCGGGAGGTACGCCGACGGCCACCAGCTCTCCCAGCCCCAGCCCCGGGGACACCCCGAGCGGTGGAGGGACCCCGACCCCACCGTCACGATTGTGAGGCGGGGTTGATCAGGCCACGACTGATCGCCACCGACCTCGACGGGACCTTCCTGTCCCCCGACGGCACGGTGAGCGACGAGAACAAGCAGGCGGTGGCTGCGGCTGCCGCCGCGGGTCTGCCGCTCGTCTTTGTGACCGGGCGACCGCCGCGCTGGCTGGGCGTCCTGTCCGACCTGCCACTCGCCCACCCCACCGTCATCGCCAGCAACGGCGCCATGCTGTGGGACATCGAGGAGAATCGGGCGCTGTGGTCGAAGACCATCCCGTCCACGCTCGCGGTGGCGGCCGTGCACGCGATCCGGGCCGAATTGCCGGAGGCGTCGTTCGGGTTCGAGCAGGGCATGCGGTTCGGTTTCGATGCGAAATATCGCCTCGGCCTGCAGCGCGATGAGGCCCTGGCCCGGCCCGAGTTCTTCACCGGGGACATCGAGGACATGGCGCGAGAACCGTTCGTGAAGCTGCTCGTCCAGCACGACTGCCTGAGCTCCGACGACCTCGCGCATCAGGTCTCCGAGCTCATCGGGGACTCCCTGACCGTCACGCATTCGACCTGGGGCAATCTCGGTTTGCTCGAATTGTCTGCCCCGGGAGTGACGAAGGCGACGACGCTGGCCCGGTACGCCGAGTCGCTCGGGGTCGCCGCCAACGAGGTGGCGGCTTTCGGCGATATGCCCAACGACCTGTCGATGTTGTCGTGGGCGGGGATGCCGTTCGTGATGGCCGAGTCCCATCCCGTGCTGTTCGATCTTCCGAAGGCACGCCGGATCGGGTCGAACGCAGAATCGGCCGTAGGGCGCATGATCCAGGAGTGGGTGTGAGTCGTGGTCGTCGGACGGGGCATTTCGCGCTGATCTGCCTGCTGCCGACGCTCGCGGCCCTGTGGTCGGTCACCGTGTCGATCGGCAGCGGGACGCTCGTCCCGTGGTCGCCGCGCACCGAGGACCTCAACGTCTATCGCGAGGCCGCGCGGGCGCTGGTCGAGGGCCGCGACTTCTATCAGCTCGAGGGTGTCTTCCCCTATATCTATCCGCCGATCGCGGCGGTGTTGGCTCTGCCTTTGTTGGTGGTGCCGTGGACCATCGCCCAGTTGGTCTGGACCGTTGCCAACGCGGTGGTGGTCGTGCTGGTGCTGCGTCACCTGCGCGTACGCCCCGGCTGGCTCGTCAGCATCGCCGCTGCGGCCGCGATCCTGTTTCTTACCCCGTTCACCATCACCCTCGGCATGGGCCAACTGGGCATTCTGCTCATGGCGCTGGTTCTGCTTGATGCGACTGATGGACCGCGCCTGCGGGCCGGACGCAAGCCGCTGCTCCCCCCGGGCGTACTCACGGGGATCGCAACCGGACTCAAACTCACACCGGCGGTGTTCATCGTCCACTACTTCCTGACGAAGCGATACCGGCAGGGCATCGTCGCGTCGGTGACGTTCCTGGGGACGGTTCTGATCGGGCTTGCCGTCGCGCCGGGGCCGTCGTGGGGGTATTGGATGCGCCTCGCGGGCGGGGACTCGGGGGCCAACCCCGATGCGTACGGCTGGCTGGCCAATATCTCGGTGCTGTCGGCGGTCTATCGCTTCACCGATGTGACGTCGGTGGGCACGGTTGTGGGGCTCGGCCTGTCAGCGGTGTTCGTCGTGCTGGGCCTGGTCGCGGCTGTGGTGGCGCGGAAGCACGGCCACGATGTGCTCGGTGTCGCCCTGCTCGGCATGGTCTCGTCGCTGGCGAATCCCATCGCGTGGGTGCATCACCTGACCTGGGTTCTGCCCCTGGCGGTGGTCGGGTTGCGGGATCGATTGCCGGACGTTCTGCGGTGGGCGGTGCTGATCACGGCGCTCTGGGGAACGGTGCAGCCACAGTTCGCTCTGAAGGGTGCGCCGTGGGCGCACGCGGAGATCCACGAATACTCCGTGGCGGAGAAGGTCTTTGCAGCCGGAACGGATATTGTCGTTCTGCTCACGGTGCTGCTGGTATGGGTCGGTATGACCCGCGGGCGCGTCCGCGCACCCGCTCGCCGAACGGCCGGCGAACCTACGGATGGAGACAGCAAGGCATGAATGCGGTGAAACGTGGCGCATTGACGGTGATCTATCTGATCCCGCCTCTGTTTGCGGCACTGTATTCCGGGGCCACCGAGATCGCAGACGGTTCGTTCTGGCCGTGGAAGCCCGTGATGATCGACCTCGACGTCTATCTGCGCACGGCGCAGTTGGTGCTCGAGGGCAAGGATTTCTACAACGTCGAGGCGTGGCTGCCGTGGCTCTATACGCCGTTCGCAGCGCTGCTCGCTGTGCCCTTCGCGTTCATGAGCGTGACGGTGGGCCAGATTTTCTGGCTTCTGGTCAATGCATTGATGCTTATCGCCATCGTCCATCGACTGGGCTTCAAGGGCTGGCAGCTGAGCCTGGTGTCAGTGGCTGCGATCTGGCTCGTTGAGCCGATGCGGGTCACCCTCGGCTTCGGGCAGGTGAACCTGTTCCTGATGGCGCTGGTGGCGTACGACCTGCTGCCCGGCCCGCGCGTCCTCGGCGATCGCAAGCGGATCCTGCCGCAGGGCTGGCTGACCGGCATCGCGACCGCCATCAAGCTGACGCCGGCGATCTTCGCGGTGTATCTCTTCCTGGCCGGCCGCGTGAAGGCCGCCATCGTGACCTTCGTGTCGTTCGTGGCGGCGACCGTGATCGGCTTCATCGTCCTGCCCGCCATGTCGATCGACTATTGGGGCCGCCTGGCCGGGGGCGATTCCGGGCTCAATGCCGGGATGAAGTATTTCACCAACCAGTCGATCATCGGCTCCTATATCCGCTTCACCGAGAACGAGCCCGAGAGCATTCCCCTCGGCGGCCTCGTCCTGGCGATGATCGTGATTCTGGTGGGCATTGTCGCCGCGGTGCTGTGGCACCGGCTGGGGCATGTGTCGTACGCCGTCGCACTGACCGCCTTCACCGGTCTGTTGGCCTCGCCGATCTCGTGGAGCCACCACTTCGTGTGGGTGCTTGTGCTAGCCGCGGTGCTGATCACCGACAAGGGCCTGCCGGACTTCATCCGCTTCTTCGGGCTGGGTTATTCGCTCTGGGTGATGTATGCCCCGTTCATGCAGTTCACCGACGGGCGGGATGAGTTCACCTACACCTTCGGCGAGAAGATCATCGACGGCGGCTCGATGATCCTGGGCATGGCGTTGTTCGCCCTGTCGATCGGGTACGCCCTGGTCGAGCGTCGGCGCCAGGGCTTGCCGTGGCTGCCTTTGACCCTGCGGGAGCAGGAGCGTACGCCCGGGGAGCCGGTCCCTGCCCGCGCGGCGGCTGACGAGTGAGTTGGGTTGAAGGATTTTGGCGCTGGGGCAGGCAAAATCCTTCAAGCCAAATTCTGCGGTGCCGCTAGGATCGAGCACTGCACGCGGCGATAGCTCAGCCGGTTAGAGCAAGGGACTCATAATCCCTGGGTCGTGGGTTCGAGCCCCACTCGCCGCACCAACTCGGGCCACCCTGATGGCGAAGGAGTGGACACGCCTCCCAGAAGTGAAGACACACTGCTGCGAGCCGGGCCCCCGAAGGGATGGGTAGTTTGTTCCAGCTCTGCTGACTCCGGTAGAGATCGGGAGCTCGCCTCCGTGTCGAAAAAAGGAAAAACGTTCAGGGGGCGGCATCCGCATTCGGATGCCGCCCCCTCCTGTTCAGGTCTCACAGTGCTGGACGCACCAGGACCAAGGAATCAGTTGCCCCAGATCTGGTCAGCCTGTCCCCCCGCAGCGCTGAGTTGCTCGATGGTGTAACTCGTATGGACCTTCAGAGGATCCAACGCGTAGACATGGATCGTGTCGCAGATGACGTCGCCAAAATCACACAGCGTGACCGTCCGGTCCGCCACGTTCTTGGGCAGCTTGGTGAAGGTGGTGTTCAGCTTGGTGGGCGGCAATACGAGGAGACCTTTGGACGGACGCGCATTCCCCACGCGGGCGCGGGGGCTGTCGCCCGGGTGCGACAGAGGGTCTCCCACCAGGACGAAGACGCTGCGCCCCACCTGGTCGCGAGACATGGTACGTGACGCCCAGTTGACGGCCGCGGCACCCTGCGAGTACCCGACGAACGCCATCTTCCCCGGCGCTTTCTCGACCTGCTTGCAAGACGCTTCGTACTTGTCGACAGCCCTGTGGAGCGCATCCGAACCACCCCACATGCTGTCTGCGTAGGAAGTCGACGCCTGTAGGACAGGCTGGCGCTTGAGCGGGTTGCCTACCTTCGTTTGCGACCAGTCTTCGCCCAACGCACTGACCGGCAGAGCATCGTATTCAAGGATGGCTGTGGAAGAGACGGTGAGCCCGCGCTCATTGGCCAACGCCTTGATCCGTTCCTGCACGATCCAGGCCTCCCGACCGAACCCTCCGAGATGGTCACGCTTCTGGCCCGAACCACGGAGCCCAAAAATCGCCAGGTCCGGACAGGCCACGCTGGGATCGATAACGGAGGTTACTGCTTCAACCAGCCCCTCGGCGTCTGTGGCATCGTGGTATGTGCCGCCAGTCGCCTCTGCGATGCACGTGAGTTCGTCGCCAGTGGCTGCGGTGGCTTTGAAGCCGACAGTGTGGACCTTGAAGCTGACGTCCGCCGCGGCCACAAGCTCCTTGGCAGTCGCGCACGGATTGCCGCACGTGGACTGGCCATCGGAAATGAGCACGATGGTCCGGTCGCCTGTTTTGGGCAGATCGGCGACAGCCGCCCGGAGTGCGTCCGGTGTCGGCGTCCCTCCCGAAGCAACAAGGCTGTCGACCGTGGCGGCAAAGGTAGTCGGGTCATGGGGACCAACGGGAACAGCCAGAGCGCCACCGTTGCCACAAAACCCGGAGAAAGTCCGCATGCCGACCATGGCACCGGTTGGGATGGTGGATCCCAACGTACGCAACGCATCTTGCGCCTGCTTCAAGGGTTCGCCCGACATAGATCCGGAGACGTCAACGACGAAGTGAGTGGTGGGCGCAGAGCCAACAACCGCCGTTCCCGCCACTGGCTCCACGGGCGCGGCGACCGCACTACCTGTCGAGATCCCACTTAGCGTCAGTAGGCAACTGAGCGCAAACGCAGAGGCAATAGTTGTCCGTTTCATTTCTCCCCCTAATAGGCCGATGAGGTCGGCCGACAGGAACTTATCGGTAGTTATTGCTTTGCGGATGTCCTTGTTTGGGGGGACAAGATGGACGCGCTGCGGGAGAGAACTCCCACCTCGGGGCCGATGGACCGAGCAGTCGTTGGCGTCTACGCCTCGCCACGCACGACCTCACCGCGAAGGCTCGCCTATCCAGCTCGTTTCGTCCCTGCGCGGCAGGTCAATGCCAGCGCCTGTGGGCAGCTCAGATTCGTCATCAGCTAACTCGGAGGGTTCATACCCACGACCCAAGGATTATGAGTCCCTAGCTTGCTCTGAAGGCGCTGCCTCCGAGCCGTTTACAGAACTCTGGTGATCCGACTGTTCTTTCCCCTCAGCGTTCCCTAATGTATCTATAACATAAGTTATGCAAGCAGAGGAGTCCCCATGAAACGTCGCCTGGTTGCCATCCTCGGAGCGGCAGCGCTCGGCCTGTCCGCCCTGGGCGGAGCAGCTCCCGCATCGGCGGCCGTCCCCGGCGCGCCCTATGTCGCGCTCGGCGATTCTATTGCGGCCGGCACAGGCAACAAGCCCTATGTCGACGCCGACTGCCTGCGCTCGCGTCGGGCCCATCCGGAACTCCTGGCCAAGACCCTCGGCGCGCCGGTCGATTCCGAGGCGTGCAGCGGCGCGACCACTACCGACGTACTCACCACACAGTTGCCGGTCGCCGATCTCGGCCCGGCGACCCAGCTCGTCACCCTGACCATGGGCATCAACAATCTCGGCTGGCAGGGCGTACTCAAGGACTGCTCATCCGACGGCACCTCCCCCAATTGCGAGGCCGCGCTGACCCAGGCACTCGGCGCTCTCAGCGTGCTCAGGACCGACGTCGCGACGGTGCTGGAAGCCATCCACGAGGCGGCGCCCAACGCCCAGGTCGTCATCACCGGATACCCCCAGCTGTTCGGCCAGTTCTCCGGGTCGTGCAGCGTCGGCAACTTCGGCAAGGGCCAGGTCCGGGTCTCCGCCGACCAGGCCAACGGGATCAACTACCTGATCACCTTGGTCAACGGCCAGATCCTGGCAGGGGTTGGAATCGACAACTCCAACGCTGACGGCGACCTCAACGACATCCCGACCCTCCCCGTCGACGTCGATCCCGCCTTCGCGACCCATCGCCTGTGCGACACCGGGGATCGCTGGATCTCAGGGTGTTGCCCGAGGAGAAGTCGGCTGTCTGGCAGCGGAGCTTCCATCCGAACGCTCCGGGCCAGCAGGCGTACGCGAACGCCATCGCGGCAGCCATCGCCCACTGAGTCACGACGAGGCGTACGCCGGCCCGCGGGTCGGCGTACGCCTCGTTGCTGGTCCTCGGAAAGCTCGGGAGTGAGACGATGGCGATACCATCGCAGGTATGGCCATGATCCTTCGCACCACCGCTGAGGATGACGCACTACTGGAGTCGCTCGCTCAGTTGCATGGCATCAGCAAGCACGAAGCGGCACTTCGAGCGATCCGCGAGGTTGGCGGGCGCGAAGCTCAGAGTGCGATGGTCGCGCGCTATGCCAAGGAGACGATCGCGGAGTACGCCGAGCTGCTCCAACGTCTGGCGCAATGATTTGGCTGATCGTGACACCGCTCCACGAGACCCCTTGGCCTGACACGAGACCACTGCTCGAGCAGACGTCTCGACGCACTCCGAGGTGTCTCGGCGAAGAAAGCCCGGAGGACAGACCACGAACGTGGCGCTCGGCGGAAGGAGCGCGGAGGACGGGGAACTACCGCGGGGGCTCGGCGTACTCGATGGTGATGTGCTCGTAGCCCAGCTGCTGGCAGAGCAGAGTCAGGAAGTGGGTGCCCTGCGTACGCGCGGTGTCGCGGAGGTCGGACTCGTCCGCCGCGCGGGCCAAGGCCGTCACTGCCGCGGCATCCATGTCTTCCTTCACCGCCAGTGACCCGTTGCCCAGGGCATCGTCCAACCGCTGCACGACGCCGCGCGAATGGGAAACGATGCGCGACTTGTCGTGATCGATCGACGGCCGCGACAACACGGGCGCGGGCACGCGTACGGTGATCGTCCGTGTCTCCGGATCAGCCGTGATCCCGTCCTCCGTGAGCCCCCGCAGATCGATCGTCGCATCGACATCTCCCTGATAGATCGCCACGATCGTCTCGCCATCGACAAAATCCGGCAGTCGACTCCGCAGACCCGTCTTCTCGACATCGATCACGACCGGCACCGAGAACGTCCCCGACGCGGCCTTCAACTCCGCCGCCTCGCGGATCTCCAGGACTGTCACATCCCCAGCCGCGGCCGGGCTCTCCTCCACCCCGGGCACGAACCATCCGAACGGATCCAGGCTCCGCACGACCAGGGCCACCAACAACAGCGCCGCCACACCAACGGCCACGCGAAACCGCACATCCGACCGCGGCAGAGTGTCGGGATCGATCATCACAGCCTCCGAAGGTCAGACCTGCTGAGCGAACTGCGTACGGTGCAGGTCCGCATAGGAACCATCGGCCTGCAGCAACTCCCCGTGGCGCCCACGCTCGACGATACGCCCGCGGCTGAGGACCAGGATCTGGTCGGCATGCCGGATGGTGGAGAGGCGGTGGGCGATGACGATGGAGGTACGCCCCTCCATCGCGGTGTCCAGCGCCCGCTGCACGGCCACCTCGGACTCCGAATCCAGATGCGCCGTCGCCTCGTCGAGCACGACGATCGGCGGAGCCTTGAGCAGCAGCCGCGCAATCGCCAGCCGCTGCCGCTCACCACCGGACAAGCGATATCCCCGCTCGCCCACCACCGTGTCGAGCCCATCCGGGAGATCCTCGACGAGCCCCCGGATCTGAGCCGCCTCCAGCGCGCCCCACATCTGTTCCTCGGTCGCCTCCGGCTTCGCGTACGCCAGATTGGCCCGCACCGTGTCGTGGAACATGTGCGCATCCTGGGTGACATAGCCGACGTTGTCCTGCAGCGAGTCGAGCTGGAGATCGCGTACATCATCGCCACCGACCCGCACCGTCCCCGACGTCGTGTCATAGAGCCGCGCGATCAGGTGGGTCATGGTCGTCTTGCCGGAACCGGAGGCCCCGACGAGCGCCACGGTCTCCCCCGGCGCGGCGATGAACGAGATGTTGGTCAGCACCGGCTCGTCGCTCCGGCTCTCGGGCCGGGCGACCTCGAGGGAGGCGAGGCCGGCGGTGCCGCCATCGGGGTACGCAAACGTCACGTCGTCGAACTCGACCGAACCCCGCCCGCTGACGGGCTTGGCATCTGGCGCATCCGCGATGGCCGGCTTCAGGTCGAGCACCTCGAAGACCCGCTCGAAGCTGACCAGCGCGGACATGACATCGACGCGCAGGTTGGTCAGCTGAGTCAGAGGCCCATACAACCGAGCGAGGAGCCCCGCGAGGGCGGTCAGCGTACCCACCGTCAGCGACCCGCCCACCGCCATCCAGCCACCCACGCCATAGACGAGCGCGGTCGCGAGCGCGGCCACCAGGGTCATGGACGCCATGAAGAAGCGGGTATTCATGGCGATCTTGACGGAGACGTCCCGCACGGACCCGGCCTTCTGGGCGAACAGGTCGTGCTCCCGACCCTTGCGGCCGAACAGCTTGACCAGCAGCGCCCCAGACACGCTGAAGCGCTCGGTCATGGTCGCCGACATGTCGGCGTTGTGTTGCATCTGCTCCCGCGTGAGACCAGCGAGCCGCGCACCCATGATCCGCGCGGGGATGAGGAAGATCGGCAGCATGATCAGGGCTGCGAGCGTGAGCTGCCACGACAGAACCAGCATCGCCGCAAGCACCAGCACCAAAGAAATGATGTTCGACACCGACGACGACAGCATCGACGTGAACGCCTGCTGGGCCCCGATGACATCGGAGTTGACGCGCGAGACGAGCTTGCCGGTCTGCGTACGCATGAAGAAGGCAATGGGCATGGACTGGACGTGATCGAAGACCTGCGTCCGCAGATCGAAGATCAGGCCCTCGCCGATGCGGGCCGAACACCACCGCTGGACCAGCGACAACACGGCTTCGGCAAGCGCCAAAACGGCCACGATGATCGCGAGGCGGATGACGAGCCCGAGGTCGCCGCCGAGCACGCCCCGGTCGATGATCTCCTTGAACAGCAGCGGCGGCACGACACCGAAGACCGCGGCCAGGCTGATCAACACGAGGAAAAGGGCGATCATCCCTCGGTAGGCCCCGGCATAGCCGAGCACCCGTCGGACGATGCCCTGACTCAGTTTGTGGTGGACTACGTCGCGGTCCTTGCGCATGCCGCCGAGGGGACCCCAGCCGCCGCCACCGCCCATGCCCATGCTCATGCGGCCATCCTGTCGTGCGCGTTCGTCGTGCTCACCTCTCCGCGCTCAAGAGATCGAGGCTCATTCGAGCAGAGCAACGCCTGACCGGACGGTCCTATTCCGCAGCCCGGGCCTGGTCGATCGCCTGCTTGAGCTCGGCACGGCGCTGTTCGGCCGCCGCTCCCCGGGTCGCGCCACCGCGTCCACGCAGCTCGACGCCGCTCTCCTTGAGCAGTCCCTGGACGAAGCCGTAGGACCGCCCGAAATCGGACGCGAGGGACCGAATCGACTCTCCCGCCTCATAACGAATGCGGAGGCGATCTGCCAATGCGGAGCGGGCGTCGCCAACGATTCGCGCGCCCTTGGGCGAACTGCCGGATTGGGCAGAAGCCATGGCAGCAACCTCCTGGGTGAGTGTGAAAGTCGACTTTAGCCGCTGAGGGCAGAACTCCCCAACCGGCCGATTCCCCCGACAGACTGGTCAGTTTGCGAGATTTCGCCGAAACCCTATCCCCCATGGTGGTGCCGGCCCAATCGACGCGCAAGCGCAGCGAAAAGGGTCAGGCGAGAGCGATGAGCTCGGCGTATTCGGCGCTCCAGTGGTCTTCGACACCGTCCGGAAGGATGAGTACGCGGTCCGGGTCGAGCGCCTCGGCGGCCCCGTCATCGTGGGTGACGAGGACGACCGCGCCGGCATACGTCCGGATCGCTTCCAGCACCTCCGCACGTGACGCGGGGTCGAGGTTGTTGGTCGGCTCGTCGAGGAGCAGGACGTTGGCACCGGACACGACGAGCATCGCGAGGGAGAGTCGGGTTTTCTCTCCGCCGGAGAGTACGCGAGCGGGTTTGTCCACATCGTCGCCGGTGAACAGGAACGAGCCGAGGATCTTGCGCACCTCGGTGTCGTTGAGGTCGGGCGAAGCCGAGACCATGTTTTGGAGGACCGTGCGGTTGCCGTCGATCGTGTCGTGTTCCTGGGCGAAATAGCCGATGCGCAGGCCGTGGCCGTGGAGGACTTCGCCGGTGTCGGGCTTTTCGACCCCGGCCAGGATGCGCAGCAGGGTCGTCTTGCCCGCGCCGTTGAGGCCGATGACCACGACCTTGTTGCCCTTGTCGATGGCGAGGTCGACGGCCATGAAGACCTCGAGCGAGCCATAGGACTTGGACAGGTCGGCCGCGGTGAGCGGGGTCTTGCCGCAGGGATGCGGTTCGGGGAAGCGGATGCGCGCCACGCGATCCTGCGCGCGCTCGCCCTCGACGCCGGCGAGCAGCTTCTCGGCGCGCTTGGCCATCTGCTGGGCGGCGGCGGCCTTGGTGGCCTTCGCGCCCATCTTGGCGGCCTGGGTGAGGAGCTGGTCGGCCTTGCGTTCGGCGTTGAGGCGCTCGCGCTTGCGGCGCTTCTCGTCGGTCTCGCGCTGCTGGAGGTATCTCTTCCAGCCCATCGAATAGACATCCAGCTCGGCCCGGTTGGCGTCGAGGTGAAAGACCTTGTTGACCGTGGCCTCGAGCAGGTCGGTGTCGTGGGAGATCATCACGACCGCGCCCGAATATCCCTGGAGGAAACTCCGCAGCCAGATGATCGAGTCGGCGTCGAGGTGGTTGGTCGGCTCGTCGAGGAGCAGCGAATCGGCGTCGGAGAAGAGGATGCGGGCGAGTTCGACGCGGCGGCGCTGGCCGCCGGAGAGGGTACGCAGGGGCTGCGTCATGACGCGATCCGGGAGTCCGAGGTTGGCGGCGATGCGCGCGGCCTCGGCCTCTGCGGCGTACCCGCCGGCGGCGATCAGCTCCGCCTCTGCCCGCGCGTAGGAGGCCATGGCCTTGTCGTGGGTCTCCGGGTCGGCCATCTGCTCGGAATAGGTCTCGAGCCGCCGCAGGATCCCGTCGAGGCCGCGGGCCGAGAGGATGCGGTCGCGGGCGAGAACTTCGAGGTCGCCGGTTTTGGGGTCCTGGGGCAGGTAGCCGATCTTGCCGGTCCGGGTGACGTGGCCGGCTGCGGGCTGGCCTTCGCCTGCCAGGATGCGCGTCATCGTCGTCTTGCCGGCGCCGTTGCGCCCGACCAGGCCGACCTTCTCCCCCGGCGACACCTGGAACGACACCGGCGACAGCAACAGCCGCGCTCCCGCGCGTACCTCCAGATCACGGACACTCAACACTCGGTCGATGATCCTGGATCAGTCGCGAGCAGCCAAATTCTGTGCCGGGCGGTTGCGGGAGGTACGCCAGTAGAGCAGGATCGCGCCGGCTACGAGGAACAGCCCGATGCCCAGGTTCGGGCCCGTGCCCAGACCGCCGGCCTCCGGGAGGTCACCCGTCTGGGTATCGGTCACGGTGATCATCAGTTTGTCGGCGCTCAACCCGATCAGGGTGCCGTTGGCTGCGGCCTGATTCGGATCGAGCACAACGCCATTGGAGTCGACCGTGAAGCTGACTGGGGTCGCCAGCAGGTTGAATCTGTCGGGAGCCTTGGTTTCCACGAGATAGTACGTCGGGCCGATCTGCAACTGGCCGGACGTGAAAGTCGAGCCTGCGGTGTCGGGCGTCATCGCGAAGGTGGCCGCGCCACTGGTGACGTTCGGGTCCGTCGTGATGACGAACTGTGCGCCCGGAAGGAGGCAGGAGGTGGAGCCGACATCACAATAGGCGCCGTACTTCGCGACATGGATGACCTTGGTCGCCGGGAGGACTGGGACGCACGCGTCGTTGTTGCCATCGGTGCCGGAATCACCGGTGATGGAAACCTGGTTGAAGAAACCACCTGCCGAGGCGTTCCCCGCGTCGGCCGTATCACAGGTGCCTGCCTTGGCCCACTGAGCGGCAGTGAGGGTGCCCGAGCTTGCCTTGAGAACGACGTAGTAATCGACCGAGCCATTCGGAGGAACCAGATCAGTGGTTCCGGGCGGGAAGTTGAAGCTGGCTGTCGCGGGCGGACCTGTGGAGGTGTTCACTATGACGCCCGGCAAAGGCGTTGTCAGGCTGTTGGGACCGAACACGTTGACACTGGCGACGGTGAACCCGCCGGGGAGGGTCATGGTGTCCGGGAACGCCGGGTGCTTGGTGGCGTAGTCGCCCTGATTGGTGACCGTCACCTTGTAGTAGATGGTCGCCGTTCCGTCCGCCCCCACCTGCACCTTCGCGCCCGTGGTGCCGGCCGGAGCCCACGTCGCCGGCGTGCCATCGGCGTTGTAGGTCGCCGGGGCTGACTTCTGAACGACCCACTTCTGGTTGGCGACCACCGGGATGCAGGCCACATTGTCGGCCAAGGGAATGGTGTTGTAGGTCAGATCCTCGTTCGCAAGCGAGGTGATGTTCCAGACCCCCTTGTTGGTCGTGGTGTACGGGCCGTCCACCGATGTCCTCGACTCGCACTGGCCCAACTGGACGGCATTGGCGTCGAACACGCTCTGGGTCTGTCCGGCCGGCACGGACGTATCCAGCTTGAGGGGGATGGAGATCGTGAAGGTGACGGAGCCGTTGTTGGCAGGTTGTTCACCGACGTGGCCAGGGTGGCAAACGAGCTGAGGGCGCTTTGCGTGAGGCTCGATGCGAGCCCCGTCACGGTCGCTCCTGTGCCGTTGGCGTCATAGGTCACAGTGGCGGTTTTGGTCCCTTCCCAGAGCAGACCTGCAGGCACAGCGAAACCGTCTGTAATCGCCCCGGTAGTCGTGGTGAACCCGGAGGTGTTCATGACGGTCATCTTGTAGCTGGCGAGGAACGCTCCGTCTGTCGCGGGCTTGATCGTCGCGCCGATGTGGGCATTGTCCGTCGTCGGTGTGGCCGCCGTCTTGACGATATGCACCTTTGGCGTCCTGGTGTTCTTGATCACACACTGGACATTCATGGTCCCGCTCAGGGTGATCTGGCTGCCAGTGACAGACACGGGCTGGCCTGTGCTCGTGTCGGTGCAGGACCAGCTGGCGTACACCTTGTAGGTGCCGCTGGTCGCGCCACCGTCGTTGCCCTGCTCACCCAACAGGTAGGTGCCGGGGCTGACATAGCCCCTGGCCGCGATCACGCCGGTGCTTGTGGACGAGCCTTTGATCGTGCTCGGCCCCGCGGCGACCAGATCAAAGTACTTGGAATCTGTCGACCCGGCGATCTGGTTGCCAGCAGCATCGACGATTTGCTTGATCAGACTCAACTGTGGGCTCTGC
Coding sequences:
- a CDS encoding CopG family transcriptional regulator, yielding MAMILRTTAEDDALLESLAQLHGISKHEAALRAIREVGGREAQSAMVARYAKETIAEYAELLQRLAQ
- a CDS encoding glycosyltransferase 87 family protein, producing the protein MSRGRRTGHFALICLLPTLAALWSVTVSIGSGTLVPWSPRTEDLNVYREAARALVEGRDFYQLEGVFPYIYPPIAAVLALPLLVVPWTIAQLVWTVANAVVVVLVLRHLRVRPGWLVSIAAAAAILFLTPFTITLGMGQLGILLMALVLLDATDGPRLRAGRKPLLPPGVLTGIATGLKLTPAVFIVHYFLTKRYRQGIVASVTFLGTVLIGLAVAPGPSWGYWMRLAGGDSGANPDAYGWLANISVLSAVYRFTDVTSVGTVVGLGLSAVFVVLGLVAAVVARKHGHDVLGVALLGMVSSLANPIAWVHHLTWVLPLAVVGLRDRLPDVLRWAVLITALWGTVQPQFALKGAPWAHAEIHEYSVAEKVFAAGTDIVVLLTVLLVWVGMTRGRVRAPARRTAGEPTDGDSKA
- a CDS encoding glycosyltransferase family 87 protein produces the protein MNAVKRGALTVIYLIPPLFAALYSGATEIADGSFWPWKPVMIDLDVYLRTAQLVLEGKDFYNVEAWLPWLYTPFAALLAVPFAFMSVTVGQIFWLLVNALMLIAIVHRLGFKGWQLSLVSVAAIWLVEPMRVTLGFGQVNLFLMALVAYDLLPGPRVLGDRKRILPQGWLTGIATAIKLTPAIFAVYLFLAGRVKAAIVTFVSFVAATVIGFIVLPAMSIDYWGRLAGGDSGLNAGMKYFTNQSIIGSYIRFTENEPESIPLGGLVLAMIVILVGIVAAVLWHRLGHVSYAVALTAFTGLLASPISWSHHFVWVLVLAAVLITDKGLPDFIRFFGLGYSLWVMYAPFMQFTDGRDEFTYTFGEKIIDGGSMILGMALFALSIGYALVERRRQGLPWLPLTLREQERTPGEPVPARAAADE
- a CDS encoding cutinase family protein, which gives rise to MKRTTIASAFALSCLLTLSGISTGSAVAAPVEPVAGTAVVGSAPTTHFVVDVSGSMSGEPLKQAQDALRTLGSTIPTGAMVGMRTFSGFCGNGGALAVPVGPHDPTTFAATVDSLVASGGTPTPDALRAAVADLPKTGDRTIVLISDGQSTCGNPCATAKELVAAADVSFKVHTVGFKATAATGDELTCIAEATGGTYHDATDAEGLVEAVTSVIDPSVACPDLAIFGLRGSGQKRDHLGGFGREAWIVQERIKALANERGLTVSSTAILEYDALPVSALGEDWSQTKVGNPLKRQPVLQASTSYADSMWGGSDALHRAVDKYEASCKQVEKAPGKMAFVGYSQGAAAVNWASRTMSRDQVGRSVFVLVGDPLSHPGDSPRARVGNARPSKGLLVLPPTKLNTTFTKLPKNVADRTVTLCDFGDVICDTIHVYALDPLKVHTSYTIEQLSAAGGQADQIWGN
- a CDS encoding HAD family hydrolase, with the translated sequence MIRPRLIATDLDGTFLSPDGTVSDENKQAVAAAAAAGLPLVFVTGRPPRWLGVLSDLPLAHPTVIASNGAMLWDIEENRALWSKTIPSTLAVAAVHAIRAELPEASFGFEQGMRFGFDAKYRLGLQRDEALARPEFFTGDIEDMAREPFVKLLVQHDCLSSDDLAHQVSELIGDSLTVTHSTWGNLGLLELSAPGVTKATTLARYAESLGVAANEVAAFGDMPNDLSMLSWAGMPFVMAESHPVLFDLPKARRIGSNAESAVGRMIQEWV
- a CDS encoding GDSL-type esterase/lipase family protein, whose protein sequence is MKRRLVAILGAAALGLSALGGAAPASAAVPGAPYVALGDSIAAGTGNKPYVDADCLRSRRAHPELLAKTLGAPVDSEACSGATTTDVLTTQLPVADLGPATQLVTLTMGINNLGWQGVLKDCSSDGTSPNCEAALTQALGALSVLRTDVATVLEAIHEAAPNAQVVITGYPQLFGQFSGSCSVGNFGKGQVRVSADQANGINYLITLVNGQILAGVGIDNSNADGDLNDIPTLPVDVDPAFATHRLCDTGDRWISGCCPRRSRLSGSGASIRTLRASRRTRTPSRQPSPTESRRGVRRPAGRRTPRCWSSESSGVRRWRYHRRYGHDPSHHR